The genomic segment GGCCTTAACGATGCCTATAAACTTCTATCCAAAAAGGTGCTGGAACGGAGGTTGTCTTTTTGCAAGCGGCAATCTATATCCGGGTAAGTACAGATGACCAGGCAAAACATGGCTACAGTTTAGCTGACCAACGCGAGGCTTGCTGTAGCCGTGCTCGTTTTTTAGGTGCTAAAGAAATACTAACTTTTTCTGATGAAGGTATCTCTGGGACCATTTTAGAACGGCCAGGCCTTACAAAAATGAGGGAAGCGGCTAGGGATGGACGATTTCAAGTGCTTATAGTCCGTGACCCGGATCGTCTATCTCGTAAATTAGCACACCAATTACTTATCACAGAAGAATTAGAAAAAACAGGTGTGAAACTAGAGTTTTTAGACTTCGAGTGGAAAGATACCCCGGAAGGACGTCTGTTTTACTCTATTCGTGGAGCAATTGCTGAGTTTGAACGGGAAAAAATTAAGGACAGAATGGGCAGAGGCAAGGACCAAAAGGCTAAGCAAGGTGGTATACCGGTAAATTTTGACGTCTTTGGCTATAACTATAGTCCTGAGACGGGAAAAGTTACGCATAAAGAACAGGAAAGAAAAACTGTTTGTGATATGTTCAATTGGTTCATTAGTGAAGATATTGGTGCAAATGGTATTGCGAAACGCCTAAATGAACGCGGAATACCTACACGGCGGGGGGTTGCAAAGTGGCATCGGCAGGTAGTAAAACAAATTCTATCGAATACGGTATATATTGGCCAGTGGAAATACAAAGATATCATCATAGAGGTGCCTAATATTATCACTGAGGATGTATATAGAAAGGCACAGGAAAAGCTCAAAGAAGCCCGCAGGTTATATGCCGGCAAAAAAAAGCATGGTTATCTATTATCGGGTTTACTAACCTGTGCTGATTGTGGTAACACCATGACCGGGGTTTACGCAAGTTGGTGGGGGAAAAGAGAAAGAAGATATACCTGCAATAAGAGCTGCCAAGGTTATAAAAATGAGGGATGTCGCCCAATTAAAATGATACTGGCTGAGGTTCTGGAAAATACCGTTTGGAACCAGGTACAAGTGTGGCTAAAAGACCCCGAACGCTTAGCACAGGAAGCAGTAGGCCATTTAGCTGGACAAGAGAACCTTAATGAACAGATTAATGCTATCAATAAACATCTTGAAGATGTAAATAAAGGACAAAAATCGGTTATTAATTTAGTAGCTAATGGGTTAATTGAAGTAGATGATATTAAAGAAAAATTGGCAGAGCTGAAACGTCGTCAAGAGAAGTTGGAAAATCGAAAAGAAGAGCTTGTAC from the Desulfofalx alkaliphila DSM 12257 genome contains:
- a CDS encoding recombinase family protein translates to MQAAIYIRVSTDDQAKHGYSLADQREACCSRARFLGAKEILTFSDEGISGTILERPGLTKMREAARDGRFQVLIVRDPDRLSRKLAHQLLITEELEKTGVKLEFLDFEWKDTPEGRLFYSIRGAIAEFEREKIKDRMGRGKDQKAKQGGIPVNFDVFGYNYSPETGKVTHKEQERKTVCDMFNWFISEDIGANGIAKRLNERGIPTRRGVAKWHRQVVKQILSNTVYIGQWKYKDIIIEVPNIITEDVYRKAQEKLKEARRLYAGKKKHGYLLSGLLTCADCGNTMTGVYASWWGKRERRYTCNKSCQGYKNEGCRPIKMILAEVLENTVWNQVQVWLKDPERLAQEAVGHLAGQENLNEQINAINKHLEDVNKGQKSVINLVANGLIEVDDIKEKLAELKRRQEKLENRKEELVLLQKQQQDSFERVAELKEISRAVLDKLDELDFSEKISLVRALIKQVVVSGRGVPGRNGLKFIKVTVLAKIPEQAEGTLERKG